One genomic window of Lytechinus variegatus isolate NC3 chromosome 1, Lvar_3.0, whole genome shotgun sequence includes the following:
- the LOC121421000 gene encoding uncharacterized protein LOC121421000, translated as MLLDHPWEETLATSSTVESKELANNITYGINSTFTDQSSTFRDIFLGVDMFSFSNDDGGIRTSFQCIFGGSPSEDISTRHAFTELFIAELEDGFDDENFFDLELSADESVDVFRFIKL; from the exons ATGCTTCTAGACCACCCTTGGGAAGAAACTTTAGCGACTTCATCGACTGTAGAAAGCAAAGAATTAGCCAATAATATCACATACGGC ATAAATTCAACGTTTACTGATCAGAGTTCCACGTTCAGAGACATCTTCCTCGGAGTAGATATGTTTTCATTTTC GAATGACGACGGTGGCATTCGAACATCGTTTCAGTGTATCTTCGGTGGTTCTCCGTCAGAGGACATCTCGACCAGACATGCCTTCACCGAACTTTTCATTGCCGAGTTGGAAGACGGATTCGATGACGAAAACTTTTTCGACCTCGAGTTAAGTGCGGACGAATCGGTGGATGTTTTCCGATTCATAAAATTATGA